The following proteins are co-located in the Helicobacter pylori genome:
- a CDS encoding SprT family zinc-dependent metalloprotease yields MNAYCLTLNDTNIVIEKKDIKHLHISVCPPDGSVRVSCPLALNDESLRLSLIKRLPWIKEQQQNFLNQNRQSKRGMLERESHYLFGKRYLLKIEHTTKKHFVLQSPKYLILHVHQKTSLEKRLKVLESYYRQVLREKIQTYINQYEKILNESIQSFKIQKMKQIWGSCNIAKRTLLFNLELAKAPSEGIEYVVLHELLHLKTRHHNEYFRDLLSLYLPNWQRAKASLKETYLEYS; encoded by the coding sequence ATGAACGCTTATTGTTTGACTTTAAATGATACCAACATCGTTATAGAAAAAAAGGATATTAAGCATTTACACATTAGCGTTTGTCCGCCTGATGGCTCTGTGCGTGTGTCTTGCCCCCTAGCCTTAAACGATGAGAGCCTCAGGCTTTCTTTGATTAAAAGACTCCCTTGGATAAAAGAACAGCAACAAAATTTTTTAAACCAAAACAGACAAAGCAAAAGAGGAATGCTAGAGAGAGAAAGCCATTATCTTTTTGGGAAACGCTATTTGTTAAAGATTGAACACACCACAAAAAAACACTTCGTCCTCCAAAGCCCTAAATATTTAATCTTGCATGTCCATCAAAAAACGAGTTTGGAAAAGCGCTTAAAAGTGTTAGAAAGCTATTACAGACAAGTCTTAAGAGAAAAAATACAAACCTACATCAACCAGTATGAAAAAATCTTAAACGAAAGCATACAAAGCTTTAAAATCCAAAAAATGAAACAGATATGGGGGAGTTGCAACATTGCTAAACGCACCTTGCTTTTTAATTTGGAACTGGCTAAAGCGCCTAGCGAGGGCATTGAATATGTGGTTTTGCATGAATTATTGCATTTAAAAACGCGCCACCATAACGAATATTTTAGGGATTTGCTGAGTTTGTATTTGCCTAATTGGCAAAGGGCTAAGGCCAGTCTCAAAGAAACTTATTTGGAGTATTCTTAA
- a CDS encoding TonB-dependent receptor family protein, with protein MHKKVLLALTASLICQESLFAKDKDYTLGKVSTAGKKDKSDYSGQVNLGYSGITAPKSWQDEEVKKYTGSRTVISNKALTQQANQSIEEALQNVPGLQIRNATGVGAMPTIQIRGFGAGGSGHSDATLMLVNGIPVYMAPYAHIELDIFPVTFQAIDRIDVIKGGGSVQYGPNTYGGIVNIITKPIPTQWENQAAERITYWAKARNAGFAAPPDKTGDPSFIKSLGNNLLYNTYVRSGGMINKHVGIQAQANWVRGQGFRDNSPSSISNYWLDGVYDINENNGIKAYYQYYDFAIAQPGSLSEQDYKINRFANLRPINQKGGRSQRFGAVYENRFGDLDKVGGTFSFTYYGQLMTRDFQVSSSYNSANTVTCFSEAACRAAGLPAGYNLAVPYYATNYNGWAEVENPVRSINNAFEPKVSLIVNTGKVRQTFIMGLRFMTTTFLQRQYLNTNECPTKTSGEGAGFLCEGANVMSGWQPHIKHGVYRNWNNWRNNYTAVYLSDRIEAWDGRFFIVPGLRYAFVQYNNENAANWAQIPEKDLRKIKHMNNWMPSTNIGFIPVQGDHNVLTYFNYQRSFVPPQLDVLSYGGAEYFTQHFDTVEAGARYTYKDKFSFNADYFRIWARDFATGQYSVYTSGPMKGNVRPINGYSQGVELELYYRPIRGLQFHAAFNYIDTRVTSHGPLTDLNGDVLKGTSYNKHFPFVSPFQFILDARYNWHKTTIGISSYFYSRAYSGISNSAAGGYYGMQYYSGGNNYESVLNSGYQCEAWCMTQHEGLLPWYWVWNIQVSQIFWENGRHRVTGSLQVNNIFNMKYYFTGIGSSPAGLQPAPGRSVTAYLNYTF; from the coding sequence TTGCATAAAAAAGTTCTGTTGGCTTTAACTGCCAGCTTAATTTGCCAAGAGTCTTTGTTCGCTAAAGATAAAGACTACACTTTAGGCAAGGTTTCTACTGCCGGGAAAAAGGATAAATCTGATTATTCTGGGCAAGTCAATTTGGGTTATAGCGGGATTACCGCGCCTAAAAGTTGGCAAGATGAAGAAGTGAAAAAATACACAGGAAGCCGCACGGTGATCTCTAATAAAGCGCTCACCCAACAAGCTAACCAAAGCATTGAAGAAGCTTTACAGAATGTCCCAGGTCTGCAAATTAGGAATGCGACAGGTGTAGGGGCTATGCCTACTATCCAAATCCGTGGCTTTGGGGCTGGGGGTTCAGGGCATAGCGATGCGACGCTTATGTTAGTTAATGGTATTCCTGTTTATATGGCCCCCTACGCTCACATTGAGCTAGACATTTTCCCCGTTACCTTTCAAGCCATTGATCGCATTGATGTGATCAAAGGCGGGGGCAGCGTGCAATACGGACCTAACACTTATGGGGGTATTGTCAATATCATCACTAAGCCTATCCCTACTCAATGGGAAAACCAAGCGGCTGAAAGGATCACTTATTGGGCTAAGGCTAGAAACGCCGGGTTTGCCGCTCCCCCTGATAAAACCGGCGATCCTTCTTTCATCAAGTCTTTAGGCAATAATCTCCTCTATAACACTTATGTGAGGAGTGGAGGGATGATCAATAAGCATGTGGGTATCCAAGCACAAGCTAACTGGGTTAGAGGACAAGGCTTTAGGGACAATAGCCCCTCTAGTATTTCAAACTATTGGCTAGATGGAGTCTATGACATCAACGAAAACAACGGGATTAAAGCCTATTACCAATACTACGATTTTGCTATCGCTCAACCAGGATCGCTCAGCGAGCAAGATTACAAAATAAACCGCTTCGCTAATTTACGCCCTATCAACCAAAAAGGCGGGCGCTCACAACGCTTTGGGGCTGTGTATGAAAACCGCTTCGGGGATTTAGACAAAGTGGGCGGGACTTTCAGCTTCACTTACTATGGGCAGTTGATGACTAGGGACTTTCAGGTAAGCTCCAGCTACAATAGCGCTAACACGGTTACTTGTTTTAGCGAAGCGGCATGTAGGGCGGCAGGACTCCCGGCAGGGTATAACTTGGCTGTGCCTTATTATGCCACCAACTACAATGGTTGGGCAGAAGTAGAAAACCCTGTGCGCTCCATCAACAACGCTTTTGAGCCTAAAGTGAGTTTGATCGTCAATACCGGGAAAGTCAGGCAAACCTTTATCATGGGCTTGCGTTTCATGACCACCACTTTTTTACAACGCCAATACTTAAACACCAATGAATGCCCCACCAAAACGAGCGGTGAGGGGGCAGGATTCTTGTGTGAGGGCGCTAATGTGATGAGCGGTTGGCAACCCCACATCAAGCATGGCGTCTATAGAAACTGGAATAACTGGCGCAACAATTACACAGCAGTTTATTTGAGCGATCGCATTGAAGCTTGGGATGGGCGCTTTTTCATCGTGCCTGGTTTGCGCTACGCTTTTGTGCAATACAACAACGAAAATGCGGCTAACTGGGCGCAAATCCCTGAGAAGGATTTAAGAAAAATCAAGCACATGAACAATTGGATGCCCTCAACCAACATTGGCTTTATCCCTGTGCAAGGCGATCACAATGTGCTTACCTACTTTAACTACCAACGCTCTTTTGTCCCGCCTCAATTAGATGTTTTGAGCTATGGAGGAGCGGAGTATTTTACCCAACACTTTGACACTGTGGAAGCAGGAGCGCGCTACACCTATAAAGATAAGTTTAGCTTCAATGCGGACTATTTTAGGATTTGGGCACGCGATTTTGCCACCGGGCAGTATTCAGTCTATACAAGCGGCCCTATGAAGGGTAATGTGCGCCCCATTAATGGCTATTCTCAAGGCGTGGAGTTGGAATTATATTATAGGCCTATTAGAGGGTTGCAATTCCATGCCGCTTTCAACTACATTGACACTCGTGTAACCAGCCATGGCCCTTTAACAGACTTGAATGGGGATGTGCTAAAAGGGACTAGCTATAACAAGCATTTCCCTTTTGTAAGCCCTTTCCAGTTCATTCTTGACGCTCGTTACAATTGGCATAAAACCACCATTGGTATTTCTAGCTATTTTTATAGCCGCGCTTATAGCGGGATTAGCAACAGCGCGGCAGGAGGCTATTATGGGATGCAATATTATAGTGGGGGGAACAACTATGAAAGCGTTCTCAATAGCGGTTATCAATGCGAAGCTTGGTGTATGACCCAACATGAAGGGCTATTGCCTTGGTATTGGGTGTGGAATATCCAAGTGAGCCAAATTTTCTGGGAAAACGGAAGACACAGAGTTACAGGAAGTTTGCAAGTCAATAATATCTTCAACATGAAGTATTATTTTACAGGGATTGGTTCTAGCCCTGCAGGCTTGCAACCTGCACCTGGAAGGTCAGTTACAGCGTATTTGAACTACACTTTCTAA
- the rocF gene encoding arginase: MILIGLEAELGASKRGTDKGVRRLREALSTTHGDVIKGMQTIIQERCVLYKEFRYAKNFEDYYLFCKENLIPCMREVFEKKEFPLILSSEHANMFGIFQAFRSVHKDKKIGILYLDAHADIHTAYDSDSKHIHGMPLGMVLNRVRSGFNRMSESEEKAWQKLCSLGLEKGGLEIDPKCLVYFGVRSTEQSERDVIKELQIPLFSVEAIRENMQEVVQKTKELLKAVDIIYLSLDLDIMDGKLFTSTGVRENNGLSFDELKQLLGLLLESFKDRLRAVEVTEYNPTVSAKHTDEEEKQVLEILDLIINSCKIKDKKPSFTMSR; this comes from the coding sequence ATGATTTTAATAGGATTGGAAGCGGAATTAGGAGCGTCAAAAAGAGGCACCGATAAAGGGGTTAGGCGTTTGAGAGAAGCCTTAAGCACAACGCACGGCGATGTGATTAAAGGCATGCAAACAATCATTCAAGAGCGGTGCGTGCTTTATAAAGAGTTTAGATACGCTAAGAATTTTGAAGATTACTACCTTTTTTGTAAAGAAAATTTGATCCCTTGCATGCGAGAAGTGTTTGAGAAAAAAGAATTTCCTTTGATTTTAAGCTCAGAGCATGCGAACATGTTTGGGATTTTCCAAGCCTTTAGGAGCGTTCATAAGGACAAAAAAATAGGGATTTTGTATTTAGACGCGCATGCGGATATTCATACGGCTTATGACAGCGATTCAAAGCATATCCACGGCATGCCTTTGGGCATGGTTTTAAATCGTGTCCGTAGCGGGTTCAATCGCATGAGTGAGAGCGAAGAGAAGGCATGGCAAAAGCTCTGCTCTTTGGGGTTAGAAAAGGGAGGGTTAGAAATTGATCCTAAATGTTTGGTGTATTTTGGGGTAAGAAGCACCGAACAGAGCGAGAGAGATGTGATTAAGGAATTGCAAATCCCTTTATTTAGCGTGGAAGCGATAAGAGAAAACATGCAAGAAGTGGTTCAAAAAACCAAAGAATTATTAAAAGCGGTGGATATTATTTATCTCAGTTTGGATTTAGACATTATGGATGGCAAGCTTTTCACTTCTACTGGCGTGCGTGAAAACAACGGGCTGAGCTTTGATGAGTTAAAGCAATTACTGGGCTTGCTTTTAGAAAGTTTTAAAGACAGATTAAGAGCCGTTGAAGTAACCGAATACAACCCCACGGTGAGTGCAAAACACACCGACGAAGAAGAAAAGCAGGTTTTAGAGATCTTAGATCTCATCATTAATAGCTGTAAAATTAAAGACAAGAAGCCATCTTTTACAATGAGTCGCTGA